In Providencia sneebia DSM 19967, one DNA window encodes the following:
- the hemL gene encoding glutamate-1-semialdehyde 2,1-aminomutase — protein sequence MSHSLDLYNEAQQLIPGGVNSPVRAFNGVGGTPLFIERADGAYIYDVDGKAYIDYVGSWGPMVLGHNHPAIRDAVIKAVNKGLSFGAPTAAEVEMAKLVCELIPSIDMIRMVNSGTEATMSAIRLARGYTGRDKIIKFEGCYHGHADCLLVKAGSGALTMGEPNSPGVPEDFVKHTLTCTYNDLTSVRQAFENYPEDIACVIVEPVAGNMNCVPPTAEFLPGLRDLCDEFGALLIIDEVMTGFRVALGGAQDYYDVQPDLTCLGKIIGGGMPVGAFGGRHEVMEKLAPLGPVYQAGTLSGNPVAMAAGLACLNEVSQPGVHSRLNELTTKLAHGLRRVSKEQGIPMVINHVGGMFGIFFTDAKXVTCYQDVMNCDVERFKTFFHLMLEQGIYLAPAAFEAGFMSIAHSDENIDKTIEAAEIALAKIKAAQ from the coding sequence ATGAGCCACTCTTTAGACCTATACAATGAAGCACAACAGCTTATTCCTGGTGGTGTCAATTCACCCGTTCGCGCTTTTAATGGCGTTGGTGGTACACCACTCTTTATTGAACGTGCTGATGGCGCTTATATTTATGATGTCGATGGTAAAGCTTACATTGATTATGTCGGTTCTTGGGGCCCAATGGTTCTCGGCCATAATCATCCTGCTATCCGTGATGCCGTAATTAAAGCCGTAAATAAAGGTTTAAGCTTTGGAGCCCCCACTGCCGCTGAAGTGGAGATGGCGAAATTAGTTTGTGAACTGATCCCATCTATTGACATGATACGCATGGTGAACTCGGGCACAGAAGCCACTATGAGTGCAATCCGCCTTGCTCGTGGCTATACAGGGCGTGATAAGATCATTAAATTCGAAGGCTGTTATCATGGTCATGCTGATTGCTTGCTAGTCAAAGCAGGTTCAGGTGCTTTAACCATGGGAGAACCAAACTCGCCGGGCGTGCCTGAAGACTTTGTTAAACATACTTTAACTTGCACTTATAACGACCTCACATCTGTTCGCCAAGCATTTGAAAATTACCCTGAAGATATTGCTTGTGTCATCGTCGAACCTGTCGCAGGTAATATGAATTGCGTGCCACCAACTGCTGAATTTTTACCGGGTTTACGCGATTTATGTGATGAGTTCGGTGCTTTACTTATCATTGACGAAGTGATGACAGGATTCCGTGTCGCGTTAGGCGGCGCTCAAGATTACTATGATGTGCAACCCGATTTAACCTGCTTAGGTAAAATTATTGGTGGTGGTATGCCTGTTGGTGCATTTGGTGGCCGCCATGAAGTAATGGAAAAATTAGCGCCTCTAGGTCCTGTTTACCAAGCAGGAACATTATCAGGCAACCCAGTCGCAATGGCAGCAGGTCTTGCTTGCCTCAATGAAGTTTCACAACCGGGCGTGCATTCCCGTCTTAATGAACTGACAACCAAATTAGCGCATGGTTTAAGACGCGTATCAAAAGAGCAAGGCATTCCAATGGTGATTAACCATGTTGGTGGTATGTTTGGTATTTTCTTTACTGATGCAAAAWGTGTGACTTGCTACCAAGATGTGATGAATTGCGATGTCGAACGTTTTAAAACCTTTTTCCACTTGATGTTAGAACAAGGTATTTACCTTGCACCAGCCGCATTTGAAGCTGGATTTATGTCTATCGCACATAGTGATGAAAATATTGATAAAACAATTGAAGCGGCTGAAATTGCACTTGCTAAAATCAAAGCCGCTCAATAA
- the mrcB gene encoding bifunctional glycosyl transferase/transpeptidase, whose amino-acid sequence MSGKDLEPIGRRKKPVKQKKKPNSRRRRERDDYEEYDDELFDNDDIDEQNLDDEENELMAKKRQSNKKSNKNRSPKSKWRWFWLLVKIFIVFAVLLAAYAFYLNQQIKERLDGKVWDLPAAVYGRMVNLEPGMDYSQAEMVRLLEGMQYRKVTKITNSGEFSVKGNTIDILRRPFNFPDQKEGPISARMVFDRGMLSKIENLETGRSFGFFRLDPKLITMMQSANNEQRLVLPLADFPESLVKILIETEDRDFYQHDGVSLYSIGRAIVANLSAGRSVQGGSTLTQQLVKNLFLTNERTLKRKANEAIMAVLLDYNYSKERILELYLNEVYLGQNGNDEIRGFPLASLYYFGRPINELSLDQQALLVGMVQGASTFNPWTKPKNATKRRNIVLKILETRKVIDKELYEVLSARPLGVKTKEGLVASQPAFMQMVRQELNERLGDKVKDLSGAKIFTTLDPISQTAAEIAIESGVAQLRKDRNLDDIEGAMVVVDRINGEVRAMVGGSQPQFSGFNRALNARRNIGSLAKPPVYLAALNEPDRFRLNTWLKDEPLSVKVGNQTWSPRNYSRNFTGGMLLIDALARSQNVPTVNLGLDVGLDQIVNIFVRLGAPASAIEKVPAMLLGAINLTPAEVAQIYQTIGGEGNRAKLSALRSVIDGDDQEIYQSFPSAERAVPSQAAYLTLYGMQQVVQQGTGRVLLSKYGKYHLAGKTGTTNDLRDSWYAGIDGKEVAIVWIGRDNNGPTQLTGSTGALRVYQRYLDNQAPLALMNRAPEGIVEMKVMPDGQFNCSDFGGGRLLPIWTDNPQALCQSSANQEPVWDLNNHSQQETESDAPEWVKEMFGSKN is encoded by the coding sequence ATGTCAGGTAAAGATTTAGAACCTATCGGTAGACGTAAAAAGCCGGTAAAGCAAAAGAAAAAACCTAATTCACGTCGACGTAGAGAACGTGATGATTATGAAGAGTATGATGACGAGCTTTTTGATAATGATGATATTGACGAGCAAAACCTCGATGATGAAGAGAATGAGCTAATGGCTAAAAAGCGCCAATCAAATAAAAAGAGTAACAAAAACCGTAGTCCTAAAAGTAAATGGCGTTGGTTTTGGCTATTGGTCAAAATCTTTATTGTCTTTGCCGTATTGTTAGCCGCTTATGCTTTTTATTTAAATCAACAAATTAAAGAACGCCTTGATGGCAAGGTTTGGGATTTACCTGCGGCTGTTTATGGCCGAATGGTAAACTTAGAACCCGGTATGGATTACAGCCAAGCTGAAATGGTGCGCTTATTAGAAGGTATGCAGTATCGAAAAGTCACTAAAATCACGAATTCAGGTGAGTTTTCAGTGAAAGGTAATACGATTGATATCTTGCGTCGACCATTTAATTTTCCTGACCAAAAAGAAGGTCCAATTTCAGCCCGTATGGTGTTTGATCGCGGCATGCTCAGCAAAATTGAAAACCTTGAAACGGGGCGTTCATTTGGTTTCTTCCGATTAGACCCGAAACTTATCACCATGATGCAATCAGCAAATAATGAACAACGTTTAGTTCTGCCACTTGCTGATTTCCCTGAGTCATTAGTGAAAATCTTAATAGAAACAGAAGATCGTGATTTCTACCAACATGATGGGGTTAGCCTTTATTCTATTGGACGTGCTATTGTTGCTAACTTATCCGCGGGAAGATCAGTTCAAGGGGGAAGTACCCTGACACAGCAATTGGTCAAAAACCTCTTTTTAACCAATGAGCGAACATTAAAGCGTAAAGCTAATGAAGCAATAATGGCAGTATTGCTGGATTACAATTACAGCAAAGAACGTATTTTGGAATTGTATCTTAACGAAGTGTATTTAGGACAAAATGGCAATGATGAAATTCGCGGTTTCCCGTTAGCGAGTTTGTATTATTTTGGTCGACCAATTAATGAATTGAGTCTCGATCAGCAGGCACTATTAGTTGGTATGGTTCAAGGCGCTTCAACTTTTAATCCTTGGACTAAGCCAAAAAATGCCACTAAACGCCGTAATATTGTGTTGAAGATCCTTGAAACTCGTAAAGTCATTGATAAAGAACTTTATGAAGTGCTTAGTGCGCGCCCTTTAGGCGTAAAAACGAAAGAAGGGTTAGTTGCCTCCCAACCTGCTTTTATGCAGATGGTACGCCAAGAACTTAATGAAAGATTAGGCGATAAAGTCAAAGATTTATCGGGCGCAAAAATTTTCACTACACTTGATCCTATCTCACAAACGGCTGCTGAAATAGCGATTGAATCAGGTGTTGCTCAGTTGCGTAAAGATAGAAATCTTGATGATATTGAAGGGGCGATGGTGGTTGTCGACCGCATCAATGGTGAAGTCCGCGCGATGGTTGGTGGCTCACAACCACAGTTCTCAGGCTTTAACCGCGCATTAAATGCACGTCGCAATATTGGTTCATTAGCAAAACCCCCAGTTTATTTAGCCGCACTTAACGAACCAGATCGTTTCCGTTTAAACACTTGGTTAAAAGATGAACCCTTGTCTGTTAAAGTTGGAAACCAAACTTGGAGCCCAAGAAACTATAGTCGTAATTTTACGGGTGGTATGTTGCTGATTGATGCATTAGCAAGGTCACAAAACGTTCCAACTGTAAATCTAGGTTTAGATGTTGGTCTTGACCAAATCGTCAATATCTTTGTGCGTTTAGGTGCGCCAGCATCTGCGATAGAGAAAGTGCCAGCAATGTTATTAGGTGCTATTAACCTTACGCCAGCTGAAGTGGCACAAATTTATCAAACCATTGGTGGCGAAGGAAATAGAGCAAAACTATCGGCATTACGTTCCGTTATCGATGGTGATGATCAGGAAATTTACCAAAGTTTCCCATCAGCGGAGCGAGCTGTTCCGTCACAAGCGGCCTATTTAACACTGTATGGAATGCAACAAGTTGTACAGCAAGGAACAGGGCGAGTTTTACTGTCTAAATATGGTAAATATCATCTTGCAGGTAAAACCGGAACAACCAACGATTTGCGTGATAGCTGGTATGCCGGTATTGATGGCAAGGAAGTTGCTATTGTGTGGATTGGCCGAGACAATAATGGCCCAACGCAATTAACAGGGTCAACGGGTGCGCTAAGAGTGTACCAACGTTATTTGGATAACCAAGCACCGTTAGCATTGATGAATCGAGCACCTGAAGGGATTGTTGAGATGAAAGTGATGCCTGATGGGCAATTTAACTGTTCTGATTTCGGTGGTGGTCGTTTATTACCTATCTGGACAGATAATCCGCAAGCGTTATGTCAAAGTTCAGCTAACCAAGAACCTGTTTGGGATTTAAATAATCATTCTCAGCAAGAAACTGAAAGTGATGCACCTGAATGGGTAAAAGAGATGTTTGGCAGTAAAAACTAA
- the hrpB gene encoding ATP-dependent helicase HrpB codes for MLPIYDVSDSLLSALESSPQVLLLAPTGAGKSTGLPLVILKSGVIQGRIIMLEPRRIAARTVAMRLADQLGEEVGKTIGLRMRSESKISSHTRIEVVTEGVLTRMLQNDPMLEGIGLIILDEFHERSLQADLGLALLLDVQQALRDDLKILLMSATLDDQGLNSLFPDAPVIISEGRTYPVTRAFHPINGHKLFHKEVANAVYQLLSQEKGSLLLFLPGVSEIEKTRSELAPMVSEDILLCPLYGALSIKEQQQAIQPAPTGKRKVVLATNIAETSLTIEGIRLVVDSGFERVGMFNPKSGLTKLVKQRISQASMVQRAGRAGRLEEGVCWHLLSQEQAQRAMQYSEAEILHSDLSSLWLSLRQWGCQDVTQLQWLDMPPNSAVLAAKKLLSQLGAIDTQGQLTTFGRSMAETGSSVRTAAVLQHAQQSQNTNIIKLAALLVAILEEPPRRGHSDLRNYLEKPTANWCLRASILCGQKINAHAISEIVNQQIDLVSKWLPTLLAAGFPDRIAKSRDNQYRYQLSNGLGAVLDESDSLVETPWLIAPELWQPESSADARITLALPFKIEELRVCCPELFSLQEMVEWDEQKGTLIAWRRVLCGQLVIQSERWSNPDKKQIKQALLYWLRQNGLSSLDWSESAEQLRIRCQLAQQWFPDVLLPNVDDDSLLDSLELWLAPYLDNITHRQQLQSINLAELLTHRLSWEQNQWLNTVLPTHYLSGSGKKVSIHYFLDKPPLIEIRMQEMYGENQNPTVAQGKVTVTLSLLSPAMRPLQITQDLGVFWQGSYREIQKEMKGRYPKHLWPDDPVNTQPTSQTKKAMLSTKSDKR; via the coding sequence GTGTTACCTATTTATGATGTTAGTGATTCCTTACTCTCAGCTTTAGAAAGCTCACCACAAGTTCTATTACTTGCGCCAACGGGGGCGGGTAAATCAACAGGATTACCATTAGTTATTCTTAAAAGTGGTGTGATCCAAGGGCGAATCATTATGCTAGAACCTCGACGTATTGCGGCAAGGACGGTAGCAATGCGTTTGGCTGACCAACTTGGTGAAGAGGTTGGGAAAACTATTGGGTTACGGATGCGTTCTGAAAGTAAAATCAGCTCACATACACGCATTGAAGTGGTAACCGAAGGTGTGTTAACACGTATGTTACAAAATGACCCTATGTTGGAAGGTATTGGTTTAATTATTCTTGATGAATTTCATGAACGTAGCTTACAAGCTGATTTGGGATTGGCATTATTACTAGATGTGCAGCAAGCATTGCGTGATGATTTAAAAATTCTTTTAATGTCAGCAACATTAGATGACCAAGGGCTGAATTCACTCTTTCCTGATGCTCCCGTGATTATTTCTGAAGGGCGAACTTATCCTGTTACTCGCGCTTTCCATCCTATCAATGGCCATAAATTATTTCATAAAGAAGTGGCTAATGCGGTTTATCAGTTGTTGTCACAAGAAAAAGGTTCTTTATTATTATTTCTGCCAGGGGTGAGTGAAATTGAAAAAACACGCTCTGAATTAGCCCCGATGGTTAGTGAGGACATACTTTTATGCCCATTATATGGCGCGTTGTCCATCAAAGAGCAACAACAAGCAATACAACCTGCTCCTACAGGAAAACGTAAAGTTGTTTTAGCAACCAATATTGCTGAAACTAGCTTAACCATTGAAGGAATTCGTTTGGTTGTTGATAGTGGGTTTGAGCGCGTGGGAATGTTTAATCCTAAATCAGGGTTAACTAAATTGGTAAAACAGCGGATTAGTCAGGCATCAATGGTGCAACGTGCTGGTCGTGCAGGAAGGCTTGAAGAAGGTGTGTGTTGGCATTTATTGAGTCAAGAGCAAGCACAACGTGCAATGCAATATAGTGAAGCTGAAATTTTACACAGTGATTTAAGTTCTCTTTGGTTATCATTGCGACAATGGGGCTGCCAAGATGTGACACAGCTTCAATGGCTTGATATGCCCCCTAATTCTGCTGTGTTAGCGGCCAAAAAATTACTTTCTCAGTTAGGCGCGATTGATACACAAGGGCAGTTAACCACTTTTGGTCGGTCAATGGCGGAAACGGGGAGTTCAGTGCGGACTGCCGCTGTTTTACAACACGCTCAGCAAAGCCAAAATACGAATATTATCAAATTAGCCGCTTTACTCGTGGCAATATTAGAAGAACCACCTCGTCGAGGTCATAGTGACCTTCGTAACTATTTAGAAAAACCTACAGCAAATTGGTGTCTGCGTGCTTCAATTCTTTGCGGACAAAAAATTAATGCACATGCAATAAGTGAAATAGTTAACCAACAAATCGATTTGGTCAGTAAGTGGTTGCCAACCTTATTAGCTGCGGGATTTCCTGACCGTATTGCTAAAAGCCGTGATAACCAATATCGTTATCAACTTTCAAATGGTTTAGGCGCAGTATTAGATGAATCTGACAGTTTAGTTGAAACGCCATGGCTGATTGCACCTGAGCTTTGGCAACCTGAATCATCCGCAGATGCAAGAATAACTTTAGCATTACCTTTTAAAATTGAAGAGTTACGTGTTTGTTGTCCTGAGTTGTTTTCCCTACAAGAAATGGTCGAATGGGATGAGCAAAAAGGAACATTAATTGCTTGGCGGAGAGTGCTTTGCGGGCAATTAGTGATTCAGTCAGAAAGATGGAGCAATCCAGATAAAAAGCAGATAAAACAAGCTCTATTATATTGGTTGCGCCAAAATGGGTTATCCAGTTTAGATTGGAGTGAGTCGGCAGAACAGTTACGTATCCGCTGCCAGCTTGCACAACAATGGTTTCCCGATGTTTTATTACCAAATGTAGATGATGATAGCTTGTTAGATTCACTAGAATTATGGTTAGCACCTTATTTAGATAACATTACGCATCGCCAGCAATTACAATCAATTAATTTAGCGGAATTACTGACTCACCGTTTAAGTTGGGAGCAAAACCAGTGGTTAAATACGGTTTTGCCAACACATTATTTATCCGGCTCAGGTAAGAAAGTTAGTATTCACTATTTTTTAGATAAACCGCCATTAATTGAAATTCGGATGCAAGAGATGTACGGTGAAAATCAAAACCCAACAGTTGCACAAGGAAAAGTCACTGTTACTTTATCTTTATTGTCCCCTGCAATGCGCCCTTTACAGATAACTCAAGATCTCGGCGTATTTTGGCAAGGAAGCTACAGGGAAATACAAAAAGAGATGAAAGGCCGTTATCCAAAACACTTGTGGCCTGATGACCCCGTAAATACACAGCCAACCAGCCAAACAAAGAAAGCTATGTTGTCGACAAAATCAGATAAACGCTAA
- the sfsA gene encoding DNA/RNA nuclease SfsA, which translates to MKFNPPLQSGTLIKRYKRFLADIITSNGETITIHCANTGAMTGCANPGDTIWYSTSDNPKRKYPHSWEVTQTAQGHLICVNTLRANQIIAEALLEQDIPELSEYTIIKPEVKYGTENSRIDFFLSGESLVDCFIEVKSVTLLENNHGYFPDAVTQRGQKHLRELTTIAKEGKRAILLFAVLHTGIHEVSVAAHIDKNYAKLLNEAVENGVEILCYQTDITERKMLLGRKIPFIFVR; encoded by the coding sequence ATGAAGTTTAATCCCCCACTACAATCAGGCACTCTCATCAAACGTTATAAACGCTTTCTTGCTGACATCATAACGTCAAATGGTGAAACAATAACAATTCATTGCGCAAATACAGGTGCAATGACAGGTTGCGCAAATCCGGGTGATACAATTTGGTACTCCACATCTGATAACCCAAAGCGAAAATACCCACATAGTTGGGAAGTGACACAAACAGCACAAGGCCATCTCATTTGTGTCAACACGTTACGAGCTAACCAAATTATTGCTGAAGCTTTGCTGGAGCAAGACATTCCAGAATTATCTGAATATACTATCATCAAACCTGAAGTTAAATATGGTACAGAAAATAGCCGTATTGATTTTTTTCTTTCCGGTGAGTCCTTAGTTGATTGTTTTATTGAAGTAAAATCGGTCACTCTGTTAGAAAATAATCACGGTTATTTCCCTGATGCTGTAACGCAAAGAGGACAAAAACATTTACGCGAGCTAACAACAATTGCTAAAGAAGGAAAAAGAGCCATACTGTTGTTTGCTGTTTTACATACGGGTATTCATGAGGTATCTGTCGCGGCACATATAGACAAAAATTATGCAAAATTGTTAAATGAAGCAGTTGAAAATGGCGTTGAAATTCTCTGTTATCAAACAGATATAACAGAGAGAAAAATGCTATTGGGTAGAAAAATTCCGTTTATCTTTGTGAGATAA
- the dksA gene encoding RNA polymerase-binding protein DksA — MQEGQKRKTSSLSILAIAGVEPYHEKAGEEYMNEAQLAHFKLILEAWRNQLRDEVDRTVTHMQDEAANFPDPVDRAAQEEEFSLELRNRDRERKLIKKIEKTLKKVEEEDFGFCESCGVEIGIRRLEARPTADLCIDCKTLAEIREKQMAG; from the coding sequence ATGCAAGAAGGGCAAAAACGTAAGACATCGTCCTTAAGCATTCTCGCCATTGCCGGGGTTGAGCCCTATCATGAAAAGGCTGGCGAAGAGTACATGAACGAAGCCCAGCTGGCTCATTTTAAACTCATTCTCGAAGCATGGCGCAATCAACTCAGGGATGAAGTCGACCGGACAGTTACTCATATGCAAGATGAGGCAGCTAACTTTCCAGACCCTGTTGATAGAGCAGCTCAGGAAGAAGAGTTCAGTCTTGAATTACGCAACCGCGACCGTGAGCGTAAGTTAATTAAGAAGATTGAAAAAACATTGAAGAAAGTCGAAGAAGAGGATTTTGGCTTCTGTGAATCTTGTGGAGTGGAAATTGGTATCCGTCGTTTGGAAGCCCGCCCTACAGCTGATTTATGTATCGACTGTAAAACATTAGCAGAAATTCGCGAAAAGCAAATGGCTGGCTAA
- the pcnB gene encoding polynucleotide adenylyltransferase PcnB yields the protein MRDTQAAGERPVTHSASTESHYLEQNAKQTKNTVRQSKRADIQAEKTETMTTGTDEKITIIPRSEHNISRNDISDNALKVLYRLNKGGYEAYLVGGGVRDLLLGKKPKDFDITTNATPEQIRKLFRNCRLVGRRFRLAHIMFGPEVIEVATFRGHHDQSITEDKNLSQQAQNGMLLRDNIFGSIEEDAIRRDFTVNSLYYNIDDFSVRDYVDGLKDLKDGIIRLIGDPETRYREDPVRMLRAVRFACKLDMRIEPKTAQPIKQLAPLLREIPSARLFEESLKLLQAGQGYATYKMLKEYHLFEQLFPTISIRFTLNNDSPMEKIIEQVLKNTDFRLKNERPVNPAFLFAAMLWYPVTEHAEKLSQEGGLAYYDAFALAMNDILDDQCRSIAIPKRITTTMRDIWQLQLRLPRRQGRRASKLMEHQKFRAAFDLLELRANVERRTELQELATWWDDYQRANNTQQREMIAELGSSPVRKRHRPRKPSHAARKPNKS from the coding sequence ATGCGTGACACTCAGGCAGCCGGTGAAAGGCCAGTCACTCACTCTGCATCGACAGAAAGTCATTATCTAGAGCAGAATGCGAAACAAACGAAAAATACGGTTCGTCAATCCAAACGTGCCGACATTCAGGCAGAGAAAACAGAGACAATGACGACCGGAACAGATGAAAAGATCACAATCATCCCACGTTCAGAACATAATATTTCACGAAATGATATCAGTGATAATGCGCTGAAGGTATTGTATCGACTGAATAAAGGTGGCTATGAAGCTTACCTCGTCGGTGGTGGTGTTCGTGATTTATTATTAGGTAAAAAACCAAAAGACTTTGATATCACGACAAATGCGACTCCCGAGCAGATCAGAAAACTATTTCGCAATTGCCGTTTAGTTGGTCGCAGATTCCGTCTAGCACATATCATGTTTGGACCAGAAGTGATTGAAGTCGCTACTTTCCGTGGACATCATGATCAAAGTATCACTGAAGATAAAAACCTGTCACAACAAGCCCAAAACGGCATGTTACTCCGTGATAATATTTTCGGTTCAATTGAAGAAGATGCTATTCGCCGTGATTTCACAGTAAACAGCTTGTATTACAACATTGATGATTTCTCTGTTCGTGATTATGTCGACGGTTTAAAAGATCTCAAAGATGGGATCATTCGTTTAATTGGCGATCCGGAAACGCGATATCGTGAAGATCCCGTCAGAATGTTACGTGCGGTGCGCTTTGCGTGTAAGCTTGATATGCGCATTGAGCCAAAAACGGCACAGCCAATTAAGCAATTAGCGCCACTTTTAAGAGAAATTCCATCAGCAAGACTGTTTGAAGAATCACTAAAATTACTTCAAGCAGGACAAGGTTATGCAACCTATAAAATGCTGAAAGAGTACCACTTATTTGAACAACTCTTTCCCACAATCAGTATCCGATTCACGCTAAATAATGACTCGCCAATGGAGAAAATCATTGAGCAAGTCCTGAAAAATACTGATTTTAGACTCAAAAATGAACGACCTGTCAATCCCGCTTTCTTATTTGCAGCAATGTTATGGTATCCCGTAACAGAACATGCAGAGAAGCTTTCTCAAGAAGGTGGTCTTGCTTATTATGACGCATTTGCTTTAGCAATGAATGATATTCTAGACGATCAATGTCGGTCTATTGCCATACCTAAACGCATTACTACAACCATGCGCGATATTTGGCAGTTACAGTTACGCCTTCCGCGTAGGCAGGGTCGTCGTGCGAGTAAGTTAATGGAACATCAAAAATTCCGTGCTGCTTTTGATTTGCTAGAACTTCGCGCTAATGTTGAGCGCAGAACTGAGCTACAAGAACTCGCAACTTGGTGGGATGATTACCAAAGAGCAAATAATACTCAGCAACGTGAAATGATTGCTGAACTGGGTAGTTCACCTGTACGTAAACGCCACCGCCCTCGTAAACCATCACATGCCGCGCGTAAGCCGAATAAATCTTAG
- the folK gene encoding 2-amino-4-hydroxy-6-hydroxymethyldihydropteridine diphosphokinase, translating to MEQVYIAIGSNLGDPLKQAQQAIEALNEIPKSKVSKTSSIYRTKPLGPQDQNDFLNLAVLLETELEPEELLDHTQRIELELGRVRKAERWGPRTLDLDIMLFGDRVISTPRLTVPHYGLKEREFMLYPLNDIAPHLIFPDGEPLAQRLTQVPRNGLTFWDTTA from the coding sequence ATGGAGCAGGTTTATATCGCTATTGGTAGTAATCTTGGTGATCCGCTAAAACAAGCACAGCAAGCTATTGAAGCATTGAATGAGATCCCCAAAAGCAAAGTGAGCAAAACCTCTTCAATCTATCGCACTAAACCTTTAGGTCCACAAGATCAAAATGATTTTCTCAATCTTGCCGTGTTACTTGAAACCGAGCTTGAACCAGAAGAATTGCTTGACCATACTCAAAGGATTGAGCTTGAGCTAGGTCGAGTACGCAAAGCTGAACGCTGGGGCCCTAGAACACTTGATCTTGATATTATGCTGTTTGGAGATCGTGTTATTAGCACCCCGCGATTAACCGTGCCACATTATGGATTAAAAGAGCGGGAATTTATGCTATATCCGCTCAATGACATTGCTCCTCACCTTATTTTTCCTGATGGTGAGCCACTTGCACAAAGGCTCACTCAGGTTCCACGTAATGGTCTCACTTTTTGGGATACAACCGCTTAA
- the panB gene encoding 3-methyl-2-oxobutanoate hydroxymethyltransferase: MKPISLSVLAQCKKNKHKFATITAYDASFAQLFAEQGIQVMLVGDSLGMTIQGETSTLPVTVEQIAYHTRCVRKGAPNAFIIADMPFMSYATPEQACANAAILMQAGANMVKVEGGRWLVETVKMLCERSVPVCGHLGLTPQAVNVLGGYKVQGRDEATATQLTQDALALEQAGIQLLVLECVPTSLAHHITEKLSLPVIGIGAGKETDGQILVMHDALGITARPPKFAKNXLAQAGNINDAIGMYIQEVEDGIYPSEAHSFE, from the coding sequence ATGAAACCAATTTCTCTGTCAGTTTTAGCTCAATGCAAAAAAAACAAGCATAAATTTGCAACGATCACTGCCTATGATGCCAGCTTTGCGCAATTATTTGCTGAGCAAGGTATCCAAGTGATGCTGGTTGGTGATTCACTTGGTATGACCATTCAAGGCGAAACTAGCACCCTTCCTGTCACTGTTGAACAAATTGCTTATCACACGCGCTGCGTTCGTAAAGGTGCACCTAACGCCTTTATCATTGCTGATATGCCTTTTATGAGTTATGCAACACCTGAGCAAGCTTGTGCTAATGCCGCTATCTTGATGCAAGCCGGCGCAAATATGGTCAAAGTTGAAGGTGGTCGTTGGCTAGTTGAAACAGTAAAAATGCTTTGTGAGCGCTCTGTGCCTGTTTGCGGCCACCTCGGATTGACACCACAAGCCGTAAATGTGCTAGGTGGCTATAAAGTACAAGGCCGCGATGAAGCAACAGCAACTCAATTAACACAAGATGCGTTAGCCTTAGAACAGGCAGGAATTCAGTTGTTAGTGCTTGAATGTGTTCCAACTTCTCTTGCTCATCATATTACTGAGAAATTATCACTTCCCGTCATTGGTATTGGTGCAGGTAAAGAAACAGATGGGCAAATTCTTGTCATGCATGATGCGCTAGGGATCACAGCTCGACCGCCGAAATTCGCCAAAAATTTWCTTGCTCAAGCTGGAAATATTAATGATGCGATCGGCATGTATATCCAAGAAGTTGAAGATGGTATCTACCCAAGCGAAGCCCATTCATTTGAATGA